Proteins co-encoded in one Medicago truncatula cultivar Jemalong A17 chromosome 8, MtrunA17r5.0-ANR, whole genome shotgun sequence genomic window:
- the LOC11439049 gene encoding AT-hook motif nuclear-localized protein 5: protein MDGREAMAFSGGPGSYYMHRGGAGVAGSGSGGFQLPPPGFRPLPNTGIIAQPNARGQGGDTSSMFSLETQSHNSHANFNHGINIGASSGAPSSDPVKKKRGRPRKYGPDGSVSLKLSPTSAPAKSTQEDSTTPSEKRGRGRPRGSGRKQQLAALGDWMTSSAGLAFSPHVITIGVGEDIAAKLLSLSQQRPRALCILSGNGIVTSVTLRQPASTNIGVTYEGKFQILSLSGSYLVAEDSGPSNRTGGISVSLSSRDGHVIGGSVAKLIAGSLIQVVVCSFVYGGGSKVKTKQETAANGESSEPHNDDKLASPASAPPGQNYVSSLTGMWPGSQPSDVKSVHAHTGFDLTRG from the exons ATGGATGGGAGAGAGGCTATGGCATTTTCTGGTGGCCCTGGTTCATATTACATGCATAGAGGAGGGGCTGGTGTTGCAGGGTCTGGTTCTGGAGGGTTCCAATTACCCCCTCCTGGATTCAGACCTTTGCCAAACACTGGCATTATAGCTCAGCCAAATGCTAGGGGTCAGGGTGGTGACACTAGTTCCATGTTTTCATTGGAGACTCAGTCTCATAACTCTCATGCCAATTTTAATCATGGCATTAACATTGGTGCATCTTCTGGGGCACCTTCTAGTGACCctgtgaaaaagaaaagagggaGACCCCGGAAATATGGTCCGGATGGATCGGTTTCTTTGAAACTTTCTCCAACGTCTGCCCCTGCAAAATCCACTCAGGAGGATTCAACTACACCTTCTGAGAAACGGGGTAGAGGTCGCCCTCGTGGATCTGGAAGGAAGCAACAGCTAGCTGCATTAG GTGACTGGATGACCAGTTCAGCAGGGTTGGCTTTTTCGCCTCATGTTATCACCATTGGGGTTGGTGAG gACATTGCAGCAAAGCTATTGTCTTTATCACAGCAGAGACCAAGGGCTCTGTGCATCTTGTCGGGCAATGGGATAGTTACTTCAGTTACTCTGCGACAACCTGCCTCTACCAACATTGGTGTAACTTATGAG GGAAAATTCCAAATATTAAGCTTGTCTGGTTCTTACTTGGTTGCTGAAGACAGTGGACCATCCAATAGAACAGGAGGCATAAGTGTTTCTCTTTCTAGTCGTGATGGTCATGTTATTGGTGGCAGTGTTGCTAAGCTTATTGCTGGAAGTCTAATACAG GTGGTTGTATGCAGTTTTGTATATGGTGGTGGCTCGAAGGTTAAGACTAAGCAAGAGACCGCTGCCAATGGTGAAAGTTCTGAACCTCATAACGATGATAAGCTAGCTTCTCCAGCCAGTGCTCCACCTGGTCAAAACTACGTCTCTTCTCTTACAGGCA